A stretch of Methanobrevibacter sp. YE315 DNA encodes these proteins:
- a CDS encoding sodium-dependent transporter yields the protein MSQRSQWDSRISFLFAMIGVAVGLGNIWRFSYVVYTNGGGTFFIPYLVAIGLLGIPFLILEYGLGFSFKKSFTEIMKSINPKFEIIAWVLVILTFIVTIYYMVILSWDLVYLISSFTFSWGTDTAAYFVNTIGGTTNLSDAATFLLPATVGVLITWFMMWFITNKDIDKGIGMASKILIPLLFIIMAIIIVYALTLPGAHIGIDALLNPKWDMLLDVNIWLAAFGQIIFSLSVGETLALTYASYLPENSRLTDNVLLVIASNSIFEICTAFGVFSILGYMTYTGGTPLVELITEGTGLMFIVFPMIFNIMGPMGHILAPLLFLAILFAGITSALGLFEPMVSSTFDKFGWSRRKTTTVLCIIGCVFSLILTIGISGYLVRIIDLFVNHFGVILLIPIQAIIFGWIYGLDNVIPVLNEHSTIKVGRLWKLIIKFIAPVVLFTLWIFGVVELFSNANSFEIILYTAITIIVLVSAVLLSRKKSAEN from the coding sequence ATGTCACAGAGATCACAATGGGATTCAAGAATTTCATTTTTATTTGCTATGATTGGTGTTGCAGTCGGATTAGGTAACATCTGGCGTTTCAGTTATGTTGTATACACCAATGGAGGTGGAACATTTTTCATCCCATATCTTGTAGCAATAGGCTTATTGGGAATTCCATTTCTGATTCTGGAATATGGTCTAGGATTTTCCTTTAAAAAATCTTTTACGGAGATAATGAAATCGATTAATCCAAAATTTGAGATAATCGCTTGGGTTTTAGTTATCTTGACGTTCATCGTGACAATTTATTATATGGTAATATTAAGCTGGGATTTGGTATACCTCATAAGCAGTTTCACATTCAGTTGGGGAACTGATACTGCAGCTTATTTCGTCAATACCATTGGAGGAACCACCAATTTAAGTGATGCCGCTACTTTTTTACTTCCAGCTACCGTTGGCGTTCTGATTACCTGGTTTATGATGTGGTTCATAACAAATAAAGACATAGACAAAGGAATTGGAATGGCATCAAAAATCCTTATTCCTTTATTGTTCATAATAATGGCAATTATAATTGTTTATGCATTAACATTGCCTGGAGCTCATATCGGTATTGATGCGTTGCTAAACCCTAAATGGGATATGCTTTTAGATGTGAATATATGGTTGGCGGCATTTGGACAAATCATTTTCTCATTGAGTGTGGGAGAAACCCTGGCGCTTACATATGCAAGTTACCTGCCTGAAAATTCCAGATTAACTGATAATGTATTATTGGTAATAGCATCAAACTCTATTTTTGAAATATGCACTGCATTTGGAGTATTTTCAATCTTAGGATATATGACATATACCGGCGGAACACCACTTGTAGAACTAATTACGGAAGGTACTGGATTGATGTTTATCGTATTTCCAATGATTTTCAATATCATGGGCCCGATGGGACATATTTTAGCACCATTACTGTTCCTGGCAATCCTATTTGCAGGAATTACATCAGCACTTGGTCTATTTGAACCAATGGTAAGTTCAACATTCGATAAATTCGGCTGGTCCCGTAGAAAAACCACCACAGTACTATGCATAATCGGATGTGTGTTCTCATTAATCCTAACAATTGGAATAAGCGGCTATTTGGTTAGAATTATCGACCTGTTTGTAAACCACTTCGGAGTCATACTGCTGATACCGATACAGGCAATAATCTTCGGATGGATTTATGGTCTTGATAATGTGATACCTGTCTTAAACGAGCATTCAACAATTAAGGTAGGCAGGCTTTGGAAGCTAATTATTAAATTCATTGCTCCTGTCGTTTTATTTACACTCTGGATTTTTGGTGTTGTCGAATTATTTTCGAATGCAAACAGCTTTGAAATTATACTATACACAGCAATTACAATTATCGTTTTAGTATCTGCAGTTTTGCTTAGCAGAAAAAAATCTGCGGAAAATTAG